In one window of Skermanella rosea DNA:
- the rplR gene encoding 50S ribosomal protein L18: MKTSRELNVRRKMRVRTQIRKKAGGRPRLSVFRSSKHIYVQVIDDSEGKTLASASTIDKDLREQLKTGADIEAAKLVGKLIAERATAAGVTQVVFDRGGYLFHGRVKALADAAREAGLSF; this comes from the coding sequence ATGAAAACGTCAAGGGAACTGAACGTACGCCGCAAGATGCGGGTGCGTACGCAGATCAGGAAGAAGGCGGGCGGCCGGCCCAGATTGTCGGTTTTCCGGTCCAGCAAGCATATCTACGTCCAGGTGATCGACGACAGCGAGGGCAAGACCCTGGCGTCCGCGTCGACCATCGACAAGGATCTGCGCGAGCAGCTGAAGACCGGCGCCGACATCGAGGCCGCCAAGCTGGTCGGCAAGCTGATCGCCGAGCGGGCGACGGCTGCCGGCGTCACGCAGGTGGTCTTCGACCGCGGCGGCTATCTCTTCCACGGGCGCGTCAAGGCGCTTGCCGACGCCGCGCGTGAAGCCGGCCTGTCGTTCTAA
- the rpsE gene encoding 30S ribosomal protein S5, with the protein MARNERGGERDQRGGDNRDRQNRGGGDREESDLVEKLVGINRVAKVVKGGRRFGFAALVVVGDAKGRVGVGSGKAREVPEAIRKATDQAKRTMIRVPLREGRTLHHDVHGHFGAGRVVLRAAPTGTGIIAGGPMRAIFEALGVQDVVTKSIGTSNPHNMIKATFDALAQVVSPRAVAARRGRRVSDILGRRDATGTEIKEA; encoded by the coding sequence ATGGCACGCAATGAAAGAGGCGGCGAGCGCGACCAGCGCGGCGGCGACAACCGGGACCGTCAGAACCGGGGCGGTGGCGACCGCGAAGAGAGCGATCTGGTAGAAAAGCTGGTCGGCATCAACCGTGTCGCCAAGGTGGTGAAGGGTGGCCGTCGGTTCGGCTTCGCGGCCCTGGTGGTCGTGGGCGACGCCAAGGGCCGCGTCGGCGTCGGATCGGGCAAGGCCCGCGAGGTGCCGGAAGCGATCCGCAAGGCGACCGACCAGGCCAAGCGCACCATGATCCGCGTTCCGCTCCGCGAGGGCCGGACCCTGCATCACGACGTGCATGGTCACTTCGGCGCCGGCCGGGTCGTCCTCCGGGCGGCTCCGACCGGTACCGGCATCATCGCCGGTGGTCCGATGCGCGCGATCTTCGAGGCGCTGGGCGTGCAGGACGTGGTGACGAAGTCGATCGGCACTTCGAACCCGCACAACATGATCAAGGCGACCTTCGACGCCCTGGCGCAGGTGGTCAGCCCCCGGGCCGTGGCCGCCCGCCGCGGCCGCCGGGTCAGCGACATCCTGGGCCGTCGCGACGCGACCGGCACCGAGATCAAGGAGGCCTGA
- the rpmD gene encoding 50S ribosomal protein L30: MADETKSTVIVTQIGSPIGRKKDQRETLVGLGLNKLHRTRELEDTPSVRGMIAKVQHLVRVESQG; this comes from the coding sequence ATGGCTGACGAGACCAAGAGCACCGTCATCGTGACGCAGATCGGCAGCCCGATCGGTCGCAAGAAGGATCAGCGCGAGACCCTCGTCGGTCTCGGGCTGAACAAGCTGCACCGCACGCGGGAGCTGGAGGACACCCCTTCCGTCCGCGGCATGATCGCCAAGGTTCAGCATCTGGTTCGCGTCGAGAGCCAGGGCTGA
- the rplO gene encoding 50S ribosomal protein L15 translates to MKLNEIRDNAGARKNRIRVGRGIGSGKGKTGGRGVKGQTSRTGVAIKGFEGGQMPLHRRLPKRGFTNIFAKDYAVANLGKIQQAIESGKLDASQTITGEILVAAGVAQNSRDGVRLLAKGELTTKASFKVAGASASAIAAVEALGGTVEVTVPKKAEEAPAAE, encoded by the coding sequence ATGAAACTCAACGAGATCCGGGACAATGCCGGCGCCCGCAAGAACCGCATCCGCGTCGGACGCGGCATCGGTTCGGGCAAGGGCAAGACCGGCGGCCGCGGCGTGAAGGGTCAGACCTCGCGTACCGGCGTCGCGATCAAGGGCTTCGAAGGCGGTCAGATGCCCCTGCATCGCCGCCTGCCGAAGCGCGGCTTCACCAACATCTTCGCCAAGGATTATGCCGTGGCGAACCTGGGCAAGATCCAGCAGGCCATCGAGTCCGGCAAGCTGGACGCCTCGCAGACCATCACCGGGGAAATCCTGGTGGCGGCCGGAGTCGCCCAGAACAGCCGCGACGGGGTCCGCCTGCTGGCCAAGGGCGAGCTGACGACCAAGGCGAGCTTCAAGGTGGCGGGCGCCTCGGCGTCGGCCATTGCGGCGGTCGAGGCCCTGGGCGGCACCGTGGAAGTCACGGTGCCCAAGAAGGCAGAAGAGGCTCCCGCGGCCGAATAA